Proteins from one Bombus pascuorum chromosome 15, iyBomPasc1.1, whole genome shotgun sequence genomic window:
- the LOC132914595 gene encoding uncharacterized protein LOC132914595 isoform X2 has product MAWTGTQRWRNPAPEGDDVQRSIELLDKVLSEYDEHEAEGEGGGGVGVGSGGGGGGGGGGDGSGGGSGGGVGDCGSSTEPSIGLTPDDESPSLGHQSEDDGYMSMNGRKAKMALIALRPVPDCPEPQDLAGISTQEFPPPPEEAERIISTLLPMVSPGNSSKRNQGHSSRRSGRQQWMIAMEDSIRHGNGSTVTTQTTLPKTRHQRPYGWENGNSEGLKLAQPPSPPSKFASLPYDGKVSFSWIPPRTNPTTIEKHREVRRRSSEEDGLEADKAHRQSFDKDRTPHLRKQRQSNEIIKSSSVEDRLLMNHEQSEQNSRRRNDSDSSEGRFSRNSESERSSIPRSSSVSVERYSMRATCGSSDFSRANSTSNERFHSDFSIAVASASSNDRVSVPTSDPFSIRNLDFVSFSLPTRTDSNERFSAPTSDRCSEERYSDMFSTRNSDFSTRNSTDFRTQSEEERFSDDSLEELLPPPPPISKRHSIAWEVPLEDDPLYAPGSTKVIGRRRRKSSDVSSVGSASKLRDFDDWQDPRLSTTDDDLVSPYSDSSTNDLDQIRPQELTKNGTYVIRRGRKKERKSLPKAPTKTKSLSFENNEENRLSDVKRYSSTFDNIRSLLRENKLDEPMNDPPMEFPPSVPPDLIRVVSLPAINDETGNWPRELEVTVEEEESSDLSDKDKKPREMFELLQLSSSLSSSDNPEKGRIDVDSSNQESRNATTELNSTCNGVSLSASNSYSKGFAGLTPSSGNVFNEEPRKSPNPSNEHRLTSKIPVNLLIEDQIVKKALKENRRQLEKVSDAIKEIENVKNSESYSESKTRWTRSGEAKQPLARKSSLDSESNDRGVVDRSGARKQHHDSDFDSDTASKTSPETTDIEAKRTNGSDIYASGKRLRQNGVVETHKNDQKQIENVIDAILEDSKNPDFQVSVEVLEFPPLPPSPVEEADEESSDIGQTAAIVSKPKNHSNRTMEYRPRVPPHRGPVANHSLSDSKDQQTSLNTRSMDAGFSRGKKIPNNNNKKQIPVERRTLPTDLPGPSRRRPITKRHSPSAEPCSSVGNGGCSSSTNANGANNGACGSSSGGTTGNIVTGTSGMQTSCSLPETPVFARGSDIPRTPQHASNSTQMRRQPGWYAPTTATTGYRRNNPGLEQAIIGTELLRLAGGPNRGWYPTRKANQPRPASIEHLERLNNAYDPRLAGSGDQRKPLTLPTNITPNKYFGQSKHSSASSTREALRRVTSLLIKKGSGSKDGKSGKDNASPCGPYAAAECGDAPKKKGFFKGFWKRSRHYSLENQ; this is encoded by the exons ATGGCGTGGACTGGAACGCAACGCTGGAGAAATCCTGCTCCAGA AGGTGACGATGTACAACGATCGATCGAGCTGCTGGACAAAGTGCTCTCAGAGTACGACGAGCACGAGGCAGAGGGCGAAGGTGGTGGAGGCGTCGGCGTCGGCagtggcggcggcggtggcggtggcggtggagGCGACGGTAGTGGGGGTGGCAGCGGCGGAGGTGTGGGGGATTGTGGCAGCAGCACCGAACCGAGTATTGGCCTCACACCCGACGACGAAAGTCCGTCCTTAG GACATCAATCCGAGGACGACGGTTACATGAGTATGAATGGACGAAAAGCGAAGATGGCCCTGATAGCGCTGCGTCCAGTTCCAGATTGTCCAGAGCCACAGGATCTCGCGGGTATATCTACGCAAGAATTTCCGCCACCGCCGGAAGAAGCCGAACGAATCATTTCTACTTTGTTGCCCAT GGTATCGCCTGGAAATTCTTCGAAGAGAAACCAAGGTCACTCTTCTCGTCGAAGCGGTCGCCAACAGTGGATGATAGCCATGGAGGACAGCATACGACATGGAAACGGTAGCACGGTTACCACTCAAACGACTCTC CCCAAAACTCGACATCAGAGACCGTACGGCTGGGAAAACGGGAACAGCGAAGGATTGAAACTGGCTCAACCTCCGAGCCCGCCGAGCAAATTCGCCAGCTTGCCGTACGATGGCAAGGTGTCTTTCAGTTGGATCCCGCCACGAACCAATCCAACTACCATCGAGAAGCATCGCGAGGTCAGACGTCGATCATCGGAAGAAGATGGCCTCGAGGCGGACAAAGCTCATCGACAGAGCTTCGACAAGGATCGAACGCCTCATCTACGAAAGCAACGTCAGAGTAACGAAATCATCAAGTCGAGCAGCGTGGAGGATCGTCTGCTGATGAACCACGAGCAATCCGAGCAGAACAGccgaagaagaaacgattcTGACTCGAGCGAAGGCAGATTCTCGAGAAACTCGGAATCAGAGAGATCTTCGATCCCACGGTCGAGCTCGGTCAGCGTGGAAAGATATTCGATGCGAGCCACTTGCGGATCATCCGACTTTTCCAGGGCCAACTCCACCTCGAACGAAAGATTCCACTCAGATTTTTCGATAGCCGTAGCCAGTGCCAGTTCCAACGACCGAGTCTCCGTGCCAACGTCCGATCCTTTCTCCATTCGAAATCTCGACTTTGTTTCCTTCTCTTTGCCGACCAGAACAGACTCCAATGAAAGATTCTCCGCACCAACATCGGACAGGTGTTCGGAGGAACGTTACTCGGACATGTTTTCCACGAGGAATTCGGACTTCTCCACGAGGAATTCCACAGACTTTAGGACTCAATCCGAGGAGGAAAGATTTTCTGACGACTCGTTAGAGGAGCTTCTGCCTCCTCCGCCGCCCATCAGTAAGAGACATTCTATTGCTTGGGAAGTACCTCTGGAGGATGATCCACTTTATGCTCCCGGAAGTACCAAGGTGATTGGTAGGAGACGACGTAAAAGCAGCGACGTGTCCA gcGTCGGATCAGCATCCAAACTACGCGACTTCGACGACTGGCAAGATCCCCGATTATCGACCACTGACGATGATCTGGTCTCTCCGTACTCGGACTCGTCGACGAACGACCTTGATCAAATACGACCTCAAGAACTGACCAAGAACGGCACTTACGTGATACGTCGTGgtcgaaagaaagaacgaaaaagtTTACCAAAAGCCCCGACGAAAACCAAAAGCTTATCGTTTGAGAATAACGAGGAGAATCGGTTGTCCGACGTGAAACGGTACTCGAGTACTTTCGATAATATTAGAAGTCTCTTGAGAGAAAATAAACTGGACGAACCTATGAACGATCCACCGATGGAATTTCCACCGTCGGTTCCACCCGACCTGATCAGAGTCGTTTCTCTTCCAGCGATTAACGACGAAACCGGCAATTGGCCGCGAGAATTGGAAGTGACTgtcgaagaggaagaaagttcAGACCTTTCAGACAAGGATAAAAAGCCTCGGGAGATGTTCGAGCTGCTCCAGTTGTCGTCCTCGTTATCGTCCAGCGACAATCCTGAGAAAGGCAGAATCGATGTCGATTCGTCGAATCAAGAATCGAGAAACGCTACTACCGAGTTGAACAGCACGTGCAACGGAGTTTCGCTATCAGCCTCTAACAGCTATTCGAAAGGGTTCGCTGGTTTAACACCGTCTAGTGGGAATGTGTTTAACGAGGAACCAAGAAAATCTCCAAATCCTAGTAACGAACATCGATTAACGTCCAAGATCCCTGTTAACTTACTGATTGAAGATCAGATTGTGAAAAAAGCTTTGAAGGAGAATCGTAGACAATTGGAGAAGGTCAGTGATGCTATCAAGGAAATTGAGAATGTGAAAAACAGCGAGTCTTATTCGGAGAGCAAGACACGATGGACAAGGAGTGGAGAAGCGAAGCAACCATTGGCAAGGAAAAGCAGTCTTGACAGCGAATCGAATGATCGTGGAGTTGTGGATCGAAGTGGGGCGAGGAAACAGCACCATGATTCGGATTTTGATTCGGATACAGCGTCTAAAACCAGTCCTGAAACAACGGATATAGAGGCAAAGAGAACTAATGGGTCGGATATCTACGCGTCGGGGAAAAGATTGAGACAGAATGGAGTTGTCGAGACTCATAAGAATGACCAGAAGCAGATTGAAAATGTGATCGACGCTATTCTTGAAGATTCCAAGAATCCAGATTTTCAG GTGAGCGTGGAAGTTCTTGAGTTTCCTCCGTTACCACCATCGCCTGTCGAGGAAGCGGACGAAGAAAGTTCAGACATCGGTCAGACTGCCGCAATCGTCTCTAAGCCAAAAAATCATAGCAATCGAACGATGGAGTACAGACCTAGGGTACCACCTCATCGTGGACCTGTCGCTAATCATTCCCTCTCGGATTCGAAAGATCAACAAACGTCTCTCAATACCAGATCCATGGATGCTGGATTTTCTAGGG GTAAAAAGATAcctaataataacaataagaaG CAAATACCTGTAGAACGAAGGACTTTGCCTACGGACCTTCCTGGACCTTCACGACGACGTCCCATCACCAAGAGACATTCGCCATCGGCGGAACCGTGCTCCTCAGTTGGAAATGGGGGCTGTAGTAGCAGTACTAACGCAAACGGGGCAAACAACGGAGCTTGTGGCAGTAGCAGTGGTGGAACCACCGGTAACATAGTGACTGGTACCAGTGGAATGCAAACCTCTTGTTCGCTTCCAGAAACCCCTGTTTTCGCTAGAGGGAGCGACATTCCCAGAACTCCTCAGCATGCCAGTAATTCGACACAGATGCGTCGACAACCTGGTTGGTACGCTCCAACCACGGCTACCACCGG GTATCGCAGGAATAACCCGGGTTTGGAACAGGCGATAATCGGAACCGAGTTGTTGCGATTAGCCGGTGGCCCGAATCGTGGATGGTACCCGACGAGGAAGGCGAACCAACCGCGACCAGCCTCGATCGAGCATCTCGAAAGACTAAACAACGCGTACGATCCACGCTTGGCTGGCTCCGGAGACCAAAGGAAACCATTGACTCTGCCGACAAACATCACACCGAACAAATACTTCGGCCAAAGTAAGCACAGCTCCGCCTCCAGCACTCGCGAGGCGCTACGGAGGGTCACTAGCTTGCTCATCAAGAAAG GAAGCGGCAGCAAGGATGGCAAAAGTGGAAAGGACAATGCATCACCGTGTGGCCCATACGCAG
- the LOC132914595 gene encoding uncharacterized protein LOC132914595 isoform X3, with product MKICCCGRGDDVQRSIELLDKVLSEYDEHEAEGEGGGGVGVGSGGGGGGGGGGDGSGGGSGGGVGDCGSSTEPSIGLTPDDESPSLGHQSEDDGYMSMNGRKAKMALIALRPVPDCPEPQDLAGISTQEFPPPPEEAERIISTLLPMVSPGNSSKRNQGHSSRRSGRQQWMIAMEDSIRHGNGSTVTTQTTLPKTRHQRPYGWENGNSEGLKLAQPPSPPSKFASLPYDGKVSFSWIPPRTNPTTIEKHREVRRRSSEEDGLEADKAHRQSFDKDRTPHLRKQRQSNEIIKSSSVEDRLLMNHEQSEQNSRRRNDSDSSEGRFSRNSESERSSIPRSSSVSVERYSMRATCGSSDFSRANSTSNERFHSDFSIAVASASSNDRVSVPTSDPFSIRNLDFVSFSLPTRTDSNERFSAPTSDRCSEERYSDMFSTRNSDFSTRNSTDFRTQSEEERFSDDSLEELLPPPPPISKRHSIAWEVPLEDDPLYAPGSTKVIGRRRRKSSDVSSVGSASKLRDFDDWQDPRLSTTDDDLVSPYSDSSTNDLDQIRPQELTKNGTYVIRRGRKKERKSLPKAPTKTKSLSFENNEENRLSDVKRYSSTFDNIRSLLRENKLDEPMNDPPMEFPPSVPPDLIRVVSLPAINDETGNWPRELEVTVEEEESSDLSDKDKKPREMFELLQLSSSLSSSDNPEKGRIDVDSSNQESRNATTELNSTCNGVSLSASNSYSKGFAGLTPSSGNVFNEEPRKSPNPSNEHRLTSKIPVNLLIEDQIVKKALKENRRQLEKVSDAIKEIENVKNSESYSESKTRWTRSGEAKQPLARKSSLDSESNDRGVVDRSGARKQHHDSDFDSDTASKTSPETTDIEAKRTNGSDIYASGKRLRQNGVVETHKNDQKQIENVIDAILEDSKNPDFQVSVEVLEFPPLPPSPVEEADEESSDIGQTAAIVSKPKNHSNRTMEYRPRVPPHRGPVANHSLSDSKDQQTSLNTRSMDAGFSRGKRTTPSATNSRREQIPVERRTLPTDLPGPSRRRPITKRHSPSAEPCSSVGNGGCSSSTNANGANNGACGSSSGGTTGNIVTGTSGMQTSCSLPETPVFARGSDIPRTPQHASNSTQMRRQPGWYAPTTATTGYRRNNPGLEQAIIGTELLRLAGGPNRGWYPTRKANQPRPASIEHLERLNNAYDPRLAGSGDQRKPLTLPTNITPNKYFGQSKHSSASSTREALRRVTSLLIKKGSGSKDGKSGKDNASPCGPYAAAECGDAPKKKGFFKGFWKRSRHYSLENQ from the exons ATGAAAATCTGCTGTTGCGGAAG AGGTGACGATGTACAACGATCGATCGAGCTGCTGGACAAAGTGCTCTCAGAGTACGACGAGCACGAGGCAGAGGGCGAAGGTGGTGGAGGCGTCGGCGTCGGCagtggcggcggcggtggcggtggcggtggagGCGACGGTAGTGGGGGTGGCAGCGGCGGAGGTGTGGGGGATTGTGGCAGCAGCACCGAACCGAGTATTGGCCTCACACCCGACGACGAAAGTCCGTCCTTAG GACATCAATCCGAGGACGACGGTTACATGAGTATGAATGGACGAAAAGCGAAGATGGCCCTGATAGCGCTGCGTCCAGTTCCAGATTGTCCAGAGCCACAGGATCTCGCGGGTATATCTACGCAAGAATTTCCGCCACCGCCGGAAGAAGCCGAACGAATCATTTCTACTTTGTTGCCCAT GGTATCGCCTGGAAATTCTTCGAAGAGAAACCAAGGTCACTCTTCTCGTCGAAGCGGTCGCCAACAGTGGATGATAGCCATGGAGGACAGCATACGACATGGAAACGGTAGCACGGTTACCACTCAAACGACTCTC CCCAAAACTCGACATCAGAGACCGTACGGCTGGGAAAACGGGAACAGCGAAGGATTGAAACTGGCTCAACCTCCGAGCCCGCCGAGCAAATTCGCCAGCTTGCCGTACGATGGCAAGGTGTCTTTCAGTTGGATCCCGCCACGAACCAATCCAACTACCATCGAGAAGCATCGCGAGGTCAGACGTCGATCATCGGAAGAAGATGGCCTCGAGGCGGACAAAGCTCATCGACAGAGCTTCGACAAGGATCGAACGCCTCATCTACGAAAGCAACGTCAGAGTAACGAAATCATCAAGTCGAGCAGCGTGGAGGATCGTCTGCTGATGAACCACGAGCAATCCGAGCAGAACAGccgaagaagaaacgattcTGACTCGAGCGAAGGCAGATTCTCGAGAAACTCGGAATCAGAGAGATCTTCGATCCCACGGTCGAGCTCGGTCAGCGTGGAAAGATATTCGATGCGAGCCACTTGCGGATCATCCGACTTTTCCAGGGCCAACTCCACCTCGAACGAAAGATTCCACTCAGATTTTTCGATAGCCGTAGCCAGTGCCAGTTCCAACGACCGAGTCTCCGTGCCAACGTCCGATCCTTTCTCCATTCGAAATCTCGACTTTGTTTCCTTCTCTTTGCCGACCAGAACAGACTCCAATGAAAGATTCTCCGCACCAACATCGGACAGGTGTTCGGAGGAACGTTACTCGGACATGTTTTCCACGAGGAATTCGGACTTCTCCACGAGGAATTCCACAGACTTTAGGACTCAATCCGAGGAGGAAAGATTTTCTGACGACTCGTTAGAGGAGCTTCTGCCTCCTCCGCCGCCCATCAGTAAGAGACATTCTATTGCTTGGGAAGTACCTCTGGAGGATGATCCACTTTATGCTCCCGGAAGTACCAAGGTGATTGGTAGGAGACGACGTAAAAGCAGCGACGTGTCCA gcGTCGGATCAGCATCCAAACTACGCGACTTCGACGACTGGCAAGATCCCCGATTATCGACCACTGACGATGATCTGGTCTCTCCGTACTCGGACTCGTCGACGAACGACCTTGATCAAATACGACCTCAAGAACTGACCAAGAACGGCACTTACGTGATACGTCGTGgtcgaaagaaagaacgaaaaagtTTACCAAAAGCCCCGACGAAAACCAAAAGCTTATCGTTTGAGAATAACGAGGAGAATCGGTTGTCCGACGTGAAACGGTACTCGAGTACTTTCGATAATATTAGAAGTCTCTTGAGAGAAAATAAACTGGACGAACCTATGAACGATCCACCGATGGAATTTCCACCGTCGGTTCCACCCGACCTGATCAGAGTCGTTTCTCTTCCAGCGATTAACGACGAAACCGGCAATTGGCCGCGAGAATTGGAAGTGACTgtcgaagaggaagaaagttcAGACCTTTCAGACAAGGATAAAAAGCCTCGGGAGATGTTCGAGCTGCTCCAGTTGTCGTCCTCGTTATCGTCCAGCGACAATCCTGAGAAAGGCAGAATCGATGTCGATTCGTCGAATCAAGAATCGAGAAACGCTACTACCGAGTTGAACAGCACGTGCAACGGAGTTTCGCTATCAGCCTCTAACAGCTATTCGAAAGGGTTCGCTGGTTTAACACCGTCTAGTGGGAATGTGTTTAACGAGGAACCAAGAAAATCTCCAAATCCTAGTAACGAACATCGATTAACGTCCAAGATCCCTGTTAACTTACTGATTGAAGATCAGATTGTGAAAAAAGCTTTGAAGGAGAATCGTAGACAATTGGAGAAGGTCAGTGATGCTATCAAGGAAATTGAGAATGTGAAAAACAGCGAGTCTTATTCGGAGAGCAAGACACGATGGACAAGGAGTGGAGAAGCGAAGCAACCATTGGCAAGGAAAAGCAGTCTTGACAGCGAATCGAATGATCGTGGAGTTGTGGATCGAAGTGGGGCGAGGAAACAGCACCATGATTCGGATTTTGATTCGGATACAGCGTCTAAAACCAGTCCTGAAACAACGGATATAGAGGCAAAGAGAACTAATGGGTCGGATATCTACGCGTCGGGGAAAAGATTGAGACAGAATGGAGTTGTCGAGACTCATAAGAATGACCAGAAGCAGATTGAAAATGTGATCGACGCTATTCTTGAAGATTCCAAGAATCCAGATTTTCAG GTGAGCGTGGAAGTTCTTGAGTTTCCTCCGTTACCACCATCGCCTGTCGAGGAAGCGGACGAAGAAAGTTCAGACATCGGTCAGACTGCCGCAATCGTCTCTAAGCCAAAAAATCATAGCAATCGAACGATGGAGTACAGACCTAGGGTACCACCTCATCGTGGACCTGTCGCTAATCATTCCCTCTCGGATTCGAAAGATCAACAAACGTCTCTCAATACCAGATCCATGGATGCTGGATTTTCTAGGGGTAAAAGAACAACACCTAGTGCCACCAATTCCAGACGAGAG CAAATACCTGTAGAACGAAGGACTTTGCCTACGGACCTTCCTGGACCTTCACGACGACGTCCCATCACCAAGAGACATTCGCCATCGGCGGAACCGTGCTCCTCAGTTGGAAATGGGGGCTGTAGTAGCAGTACTAACGCAAACGGGGCAAACAACGGAGCTTGTGGCAGTAGCAGTGGTGGAACCACCGGTAACATAGTGACTGGTACCAGTGGAATGCAAACCTCTTGTTCGCTTCCAGAAACCCCTGTTTTCGCTAGAGGGAGCGACATTCCCAGAACTCCTCAGCATGCCAGTAATTCGACACAGATGCGTCGACAACCTGGTTGGTACGCTCCAACCACGGCTACCACCGG GTATCGCAGGAATAACCCGGGTTTGGAACAGGCGATAATCGGAACCGAGTTGTTGCGATTAGCCGGTGGCCCGAATCGTGGATGGTACCCGACGAGGAAGGCGAACCAACCGCGACCAGCCTCGATCGAGCATCTCGAAAGACTAAACAACGCGTACGATCCACGCTTGGCTGGCTCCGGAGACCAAAGGAAACCATTGACTCTGCCGACAAACATCACACCGAACAAATACTTCGGCCAAAGTAAGCACAGCTCCGCCTCCAGCACTCGCGAGGCGCTACGGAGGGTCACTAGCTTGCTCATCAAGAAAG GAAGCGGCAGCAAGGATGGCAAAAGTGGAAAGGACAATGCATCACCGTGTGGCCCATACGCAG